In Frankiaceae bacterium, a genomic segment contains:
- the hemC gene encoding hydroxymethylbilane synthase produces the protein MTLRLGTRRSALAMAQSGGVAATLIATTGQDVELVEITTRGDTDPGAITQIGGTGVFVSALRDALLAGEVDLAVHSLKDLPTEPAEGLVVAAIPTREDPRDVLCSPAGLTLGELPTGARVGTGSPRRAAQLLALGLGIEVVPIRGNVDTRLKKAIDGEVDAVVLARAGLARLDRLDAVSEVLDPIQLLPAPGQGALAVECVAGSPVADLLRALDDPDTRACVTAERALLRALEAGCTAPVGALADLADDEIYLRAAACAPDGSDVLRQSLTGPMTEPEELGRRLAAILLDDGAAELMGERP, from the coding sequence GTGACGCTGCGCCTGGGCACGAGGAGGAGCGCGCTCGCGATGGCGCAGAGCGGCGGCGTCGCGGCCACGCTCATCGCCACCACGGGCCAGGACGTCGAGCTGGTCGAGATCACCACGCGCGGCGACACCGACCCCGGCGCGATCACGCAGATCGGCGGTACGGGCGTCTTCGTCTCCGCGCTGCGCGACGCGCTGCTCGCCGGCGAGGTCGACCTCGCGGTGCACTCGCTCAAGGACCTCCCGACCGAGCCCGCCGAGGGGTTGGTGGTCGCCGCGATCCCGACGCGCGAGGACCCGCGCGACGTGCTCTGCTCGCCCGCCGGGCTGACGCTCGGCGAGCTGCCGACCGGCGCCCGCGTCGGTACGGGCTCGCCGCGACGCGCCGCGCAGCTGCTCGCGCTGGGCCTGGGCATCGAGGTCGTCCCGATCCGCGGCAACGTCGACACCCGCCTCAAGAAGGCCATCGACGGCGAGGTCGACGCGGTCGTCCTCGCCCGCGCCGGACTGGCCCGGCTCGACCGGCTCGACGCTGTGAGCGAGGTGCTCGACCCGATCCAGCTGCTCCCGGCGCCCGGCCAGGGCGCGCTCGCGGTCGAGTGCGTCGCGGGGTCGCCGGTCGCCGACCTGCTGCGAGCCCTGGACGACCCCGACACCCGCGCCTGCGTCACCGCCGAGCGGGCGCTGCTCCGCGCGCTGGAGGCCGGCTGCACCGCGCCGGTCGGCGCGCTGGCAGACCTGGCCGACGACGAGATCTACCTGCGGGCCGCGGCCTGCGCCCCGGACGGCTCCGACGTCCTGCGGCAGAGCCTGACCGGACCCATGACGGAGCCGGAGGAGCTGGGGCGCCGGCTCGCGGCGATCCTGCTCGACGACGGCGCCGCGGAACTGATGGGGGAGCGCCCATGA
- a CDS encoding CocE/NonD family hydrolase, whose amino-acid sequence MHRLVGVLAALLLAVPAAPSSVAATTTYETAYFPSGDGTMLHAEVYRPAGSGKVPVVLLLSPYNNGTGVLFEDRGPGKLHYPQLQTLLDRGYAVAQVTLRGFGASGGCGDLGGNGEQADAKASVEWAASRPWSTGRVGMWGISYDGWTQIMALATKPRGLAAVVAQAPLSAGYRGFWMNGSHYMHGWWLTAANGYGLLDLKPPNQAYGPEGVVNAGTGTATSPHCYATNASMTAVGDPSIPYWRERDLVARAAQSTVPVLWSHGFRDPSVKPDNMTALYPLLRGPKRAWVGQFGHRAPQDPNDPAVLARYSAEAVDWLDAYVRQDPAALERVTAAPEAVVQEGDGRWRNDTAWPPRDARATSLRLREGTYVEDPRDDGTQPADDGEVLWSVSRPLPYAVHLSGVPRVTLTARGTGPAQVVVKVFDVDPTGAARVVTRGVHAAVAGRVSFELYPQDWRFEPGHRIAVAVQGSDTYWSYPYANARPATGLTVGVDDAALAVPALRQERTAFLHTARTDVAPELTLTPARVAAAETAFRLPPRMR is encoded by the coding sequence ATGCACCGCCTCGTCGGCGTCCTCGCGGCCCTCCTGCTCGCGGTCCCCGCCGCGCCGTCGTCGGTCGCGGCGACGACGACGTACGAGACGGCGTACTTCCCCTCGGGCGACGGCACGATGCTGCACGCCGAGGTCTACCGCCCCGCCGGCTCCGGCAAGGTGCCGGTCGTGCTGCTGCTGTCGCCGTACAACAACGGCACCGGCGTCCTGTTCGAGGACCGGGGGCCAGGCAAGCTGCACTACCCGCAGCTTCAGACGTTGCTTGACCGCGGCTACGCCGTCGCGCAGGTCACGCTGCGCGGGTTCGGCGCGAGCGGCGGCTGCGGCGACCTCGGCGGCAACGGCGAGCAGGCCGACGCGAAGGCGTCCGTCGAGTGGGCGGCGTCGCGGCCGTGGTCCACGGGCCGAGTGGGCATGTGGGGCATCTCGTACGACGGGTGGACGCAGATCATGGCGCTCGCCACGAAACCGCGAGGCCTCGCGGCGGTCGTCGCGCAGGCGCCGCTGTCGGCGGGCTACCGCGGCTTCTGGATGAACGGCTCCCACTACATGCACGGCTGGTGGCTCACCGCCGCCAACGGCTACGGGCTGCTCGACCTGAAGCCGCCGAACCAGGCGTACGGCCCCGAGGGTGTCGTGAACGCCGGCACCGGCACGGCCACGAGCCCGCACTGCTATGCCACCAACGCCTCCATGACCGCAGTCGGCGACCCGTCGATCCCGTACTGGCGCGAGCGCGACCTCGTCGCGCGCGCCGCGCAGTCGACGGTGCCGGTGCTGTGGTCGCACGGCTTCCGCGACCCGTCGGTGAAGCCCGACAACATGACCGCGCTCTATCCGCTGCTGCGCGGGCCGAAGCGCGCGTGGGTCGGCCAGTTCGGCCACCGCGCGCCGCAGGACCCCAACGACCCGGCCGTCCTCGCGCGGTACAGCGCCGAGGCCGTCGACTGGCTCGACGCGTACGTCCGCCAGGACCCGGCGGCTCTCGAGCGCGTCACCGCCGCGCCGGAGGCGGTCGTGCAGGAGGGCGACGGCCGTTGGCGCAACGACACCGCGTGGCCGCCCCGCGACGCCCGCGCGACGTCGCTGCGGCTGCGGGAGGGGACGTACGTCGAGGACCCGCGCGACGACGGCACCCAGCCGGCCGACGACGGCGAGGTGCTGTGGTCGGTGAGCAGGCCGCTGCCGTACGCCGTGCACCTCTCGGGGGTGCCGCGCGTGACGCTCACCGCGCGGGGTACCGGTCCGGCGCAGGTGGTCGTCAAGGTGTTCGACGTCGACCCGACCGGCGCGGCCCGCGTCGTCACGCGCGGCGTGCACGCGGCGGTGGCAGGGCGCGTGTCGTTCGAGCTCTATCCGCAGGACTGGCGCTTCGAGCCGGGCCATCGCATCGCCGTCGCGGTGCAGGGCAGCGACACGTACTGGTCGTACCCGTACGCCAACGCCCGCCCCGCCACCGGCCTCACCGTCGGCGTCGACGACGCCGCGCTGGCGGTGCCCGCGCTGCGGCAGGAGCGGACGGCGTTCCTGCACACCGCGCGTACCGACGTCGCACCCGAGCTGACGCTCACGCCGGCGCGAGTGGCGGCGGCCGAGACGGCGTTCCGGCTGCCGCCGAGGATGCGCTGA
- a CDS encoding redox-sensing transcriptional repressor Rex translates to MKSSRGIPEATVARLPVYLRALAGLADGGSETVSSDALALAAGVNSAKVRKDLSHLGSYGTRGVGYDVNYLVHQISRELGLTQDWAVVIVGIGNLGHALANYGGFAERGFRIAALVDADRRRVGEELAGVNVSHMDDLDAIVRESKVSIGVIATPAHAAQDVCDRLVAAGVTSILNFAPVVINVPAGVDLRKVDLSIELQILSFHEQRKAAMSRLRTAVES, encoded by the coding sequence GTGAAAAGCTCGCGCGGCATACCCGAGGCCACGGTCGCCCGGCTGCCCGTCTACCTCCGCGCGCTGGCCGGCCTGGCCGACGGCGGCTCCGAGACGGTCTCCTCCGACGCCCTCGCTCTCGCGGCGGGCGTCAACTCCGCCAAGGTGCGCAAGGACCTCTCCCACCTCGGCTCGTACGGCACCCGCGGCGTCGGCTACGACGTCAACTACCTCGTCCACCAGATCTCCCGCGAGCTCGGCCTCACGCAGGACTGGGCCGTCGTCATCGTCGGCATCGGCAACCTGGGCCACGCGCTCGCCAACTATGGTGGGTTCGCCGAACGCGGCTTCCGCATCGCCGCCCTCGTCGACGCGGACCGCCGGCGAGTCGGCGAGGAGCTCGCCGGGGTCAACGTCAGCCACATGGACGACCTCGACGCGATCGTCCGCGAGTCGAAGGTCTCCATCGGCGTCATCGCCACTCCCGCGCACGCCGCGCAGGACGTGTGCGACCGTCTGGTGGCGGCCGGCGTGACGAGCATCCTCAACTTCGCCCCCGTCGTCATCAACGTCCCCGCGGGCGTCGACCTCCGCAAGGTGGACCTGTCGATCGAGCTGCAGATCCTGTCGTTCCACGAGCAGCGCAAGGCCGCGATGTCGCGCCTGCGAACGGCGGTGGAGTCGTGA
- a CDS encoding CocE/NonD family hydrolase, with protein MKRLVAVLAALLLATPAAPPSAAADVTYESVYFPSADGTLLHAEVFRPAGGGRAPVVLLVSPYNNGTSVTVDDRQPGNLHYAPFQTLLDQGYAVVQASLRGYSASGGCGDWGGKGEQADAKAAVEWAASQRWSTGRVGMYGISYDGWTQIMALATKPRGLAAVVAQAPLTDGYRAFWMNGSHYQGAWWISATVGYGTTDLKPPNQAQGPEGLVNATTGTALNPHCYASNAAFTATGDKSLPYWRERDIVARAAESRVPVLWSQGFRDIQVKPDNFAVLYPRLRGPKRTWVGQFTHRAPNHAGVEAVAARYVSEAIDWFDAYVKRDPAALARVEAEPEAVVQEGDGRWRTDTAWPPRDARATSLRLRSGTYFEDPRDDGKQPTDEGDIVWSVSRPLPYAVHLAGIPRVTLTAQGIGPAQVVVKVYDVDPAGQARMVTRAVHANVSGKVSFDLYPQDWRFEPGHRIAVGVQGSDTFWSGPRSHYPPGTDFVRVATGGNVAVSGASLTVPALRDERTTFLFPQRIAAVAPELTLTAAQLAAYETAFRLPARMR; from the coding sequence ATGAAGCGCCTGGTCGCCGTCCTCGCGGCTCTCTTGCTCGCCACGCCCGCCGCGCCGCCGTCGGCTGCGGCCGACGTGACGTACGAGTCGGTGTACTTCCCTTCGGCGGACGGCACGCTGCTGCACGCCGAGGTCTTCCGGCCCGCCGGCGGGGGCCGCGCGCCCGTGGTGCTCCTCGTCTCGCCGTACAACAACGGCACCAGCGTCACGGTGGACGACCGGCAGCCGGGCAACCTGCACTACGCGCCGTTTCAGACGCTGCTCGACCAGGGGTACGCCGTCGTCCAGGCCAGCCTGCGCGGCTACAGCGCGAGCGGCGGCTGCGGCGACTGGGGCGGCAAGGGCGAGCAGGCCGACGCCAAGGCCGCAGTGGAGTGGGCCGCGAGCCAGCGCTGGTCCACCGGGCGTGTGGGGATGTACGGCATCTCGTACGACGGGTGGACGCAGATCATGGCGCTCGCCACGAAGCCGCGCGGGCTCGCGGCGGTCGTCGCGCAGGCGCCGCTCACCGACGGGTACCGCGCGTTCTGGATGAACGGCTCGCACTACCAGGGCGCCTGGTGGATCTCGGCGACGGTCGGCTACGGGACGACCGACCTCAAGCCGCCGAACCAGGCCCAGGGCCCCGAGGGACTCGTCAACGCCACCACCGGCACCGCTCTCAACCCGCACTGCTACGCGTCCAACGCGGCGTTCACCGCGACGGGCGACAAGTCGCTGCCGTACTGGCGGGAGCGCGACATCGTCGCGCGCGCGGCGGAGTCGAGGGTGCCGGTGCTGTGGTCGCAGGGCTTCCGCGACATCCAGGTGAAGCCCGACAACTTCGCGGTGCTGTATCCGAGGCTGCGCGGTCCGAAGCGGACGTGGGTCGGCCAGTTCACCCACCGCGCGCCCAACCACGCCGGCGTCGAGGCCGTCGCCGCGCGCTACGTCAGCGAGGCGATCGACTGGTTCGACGCGTACGTGAAGCGCGACCCCGCCGCGCTCGCGCGCGTCGAGGCCGAGCCCGAGGCAGTCGTGCAGGAGGGCGACGGCCGCTGGCGCACCGACACGGCGTGGCCGCCGCGCGACGCGCGCGCGACCTCACTGAGGCTGCGTTCGGGGACGTACTTCGAGGACCCGCGCGACGACGGCAAGCAGCCGACCGACGAGGGCGACATCGTCTGGTCGGTCAGCAGGCCGCTGCCGTACGCCGTGCACCTCGCGGGCATCCCGCGCGTGACGCTCACCGCGCAGGGCATCGGTCCCGCGCAGGTCGTCGTCAAGGTCTACGACGTCGACCCGGCCGGCCAGGCCCGCATGGTGACGCGCGCCGTCCACGCGAACGTCAGCGGCAAGGTGTCGTTCGACCTGTACCCGCAGGACTGGCGGTTCGAGCCGGGCCACCGCATCGCGGTCGGCGTGCAGGGCAGCGACACGTTCTGGTCGGGGCCGCGCTCGCACTACCCGCCGGGCACCGACTTCGTCCGCGTCGCGACCGGCGGCAACGTCGCCGTCAGCGGTGCGTCGCTGACGGTGCCCGCGCTGCGCGACGAGCGGACGACGTTCCTCTTCCCGCAGCGCATCGCGGCGGTCGCGCCGGAGCTGACGCTGACGGCGGCGCAGCTCGCGGCGTACGAGACGGCGTTCCGGCTCCCGGCGAGGATGCGCTGA
- a CDS encoding glutamyl-tRNA reductase: MSVLVVGLSHKTAPVDLLERVAIPADHVAKALNDLQAGLHVVESAVLSTCNRVEVYAHVTRFHGGVQEVSDLLSRLSGVPLEDLSDHLYVHYEERAVQHLFAVASGLDSMVVGEGQILGQVRGAFKVAQDEGSVSRVLGELFRHSLRVGKRVRTETAIGRAGASLVGIGLRVAQATLGPLGPDTKALIVGAGSMGALAGTTLRREGVTDLVVANRTADRAAALAGTLDGRGIGLDDLAAAMAGADLVISSTGASGLVIEADAVRRAVEQREGRPLFLLDLALPRDVDPAVREIPGVRLADLDALRAVLDTEETGADLDDARDIVAEEVMAFLAWQRSMRVAPTVVALRAKADALIAGELERLTARVPDLDARSRTEVETAVRRVVDKLLHAPTVRVKELAESPGGDQYAEALRELFMLDPQVAEAVIVPDEVTP, encoded by the coding sequence GTGAGCGTCCTCGTCGTCGGCCTCTCCCACAAGACCGCCCCTGTCGACCTGCTCGAACGCGTCGCGATCCCCGCCGACCACGTGGCCAAGGCACTGAACGACCTCCAGGCCGGGCTGCACGTCGTCGAGTCCGCCGTCCTCTCCACGTGCAACCGCGTCGAGGTCTACGCGCACGTCACCCGTTTCCACGGCGGTGTCCAGGAGGTCAGCGACCTGCTGTCGCGGCTGTCCGGCGTTCCCCTCGAGGACCTATCCGACCACCTCTACGTCCACTACGAGGAGCGCGCGGTCCAGCACCTGTTCGCGGTCGCGTCCGGGCTCGACTCGATGGTCGTCGGCGAGGGGCAGATCCTCGGCCAGGTCCGCGGCGCGTTCAAGGTCGCGCAGGACGAGGGCAGCGTCTCGCGGGTGCTCGGCGAGCTGTTCCGCCACTCGCTGCGCGTCGGCAAGCGGGTCCGTACGGAGACCGCCATCGGCCGCGCCGGCGCCTCGCTCGTCGGGATCGGGCTGCGCGTCGCGCAGGCCACCCTCGGCCCCCTCGGCCCCGACACCAAGGCGCTCATCGTCGGCGCGGGCTCGATGGGCGCGCTGGCCGGTACGACGCTGCGCCGCGAGGGCGTCACCGACCTCGTCGTCGCCAACCGCACCGCCGACCGCGCCGCCGCCCTGGCCGGCACGCTGGACGGCCGTGGGATCGGCCTCGACGACCTCGCTGCCGCCATGGCCGGCGCCGACCTCGTGATCTCCTCGACCGGCGCCTCCGGCCTGGTGATCGAGGCCGATGCCGTACGCCGCGCCGTCGAGCAGCGTGAAGGCCGCCCGCTCTTCCTGCTCGACCTCGCGCTGCCCCGCGACGTCGATCCCGCCGTCCGCGAGATACCCGGCGTACGCCTCGCCGACCTCGACGCGCTGCGCGCCGTCCTCGACACCGAGGAGACCGGCGCCGACCTCGACGACGCGCGCGACATCGTGGCCGAGGAGGTCATGGCGTTCCTCGCGTGGCAGCGTTCGATGCGGGTCGCGCCGACGGTGGTCGCCCTGCGCGCCAAGGCCGACGCCCTCATCGCCGGTGAGCTCGAACGCCTCACCGCCCGCGTCCCCGACCTCGACGCGCGCTCGCGTACGGAGGTCGAGACCGCCGTACGCCGCGTCGTCGACAAGCTCCTGCACGCCCCGACGGTGCGCGTGAAGGAGCTGGCCGAGTCGCCCGGCGGCGACCAGTACGCCGAGGCGCTGCGCGAGCTGTTCATGCTCGATCCGCAGGTCGCCGAGGCCGTCATCGTGCCCGACGAGGTGACGCCGTGA
- the cobA gene encoding uroporphyrinogen-III C-methyltransferase has protein sequence MSARKPKGSVALVGAGPGDPGLLTLRGRELLEHADVVVIDRLAPLALLAYCRTDVEVIDAGKAPHGEGMTQADINALLVAHAKDGKHVVRLKGGDPFVFGRGGEEAEACVKARIPWEVVPGVTSAVAVPAYAGVPVTHRGRTQDFAVVSGHVDPSAPDSTVDWRALATGPGTVVLLMGVEKIGKIAAKLIEHGKAGDTPVAMTQWGTTARQRTVVADLNTIEETANAAGMKAPAVTVIGEVVKLRDKLNWYESRPLFGMTVLVPRTRQQAGTLSYEVRALGGSPLEVPTIAIEPPRNPEPMRRAVSGLVQGRYQWVAFTSVNAVRAVREGLESVGLDPRALAGVRIAAVGDATVEALREWGLRADLVPDAAMSSEELGKVWPPYDPQLDFLDRVLLPRADIATETLVAAVKAKGWAVDEVTAYRTVRAQPPADEVKAAVRNGDVDAVVFTSSSTVKNLVALCGKPHERTLVAAIGPQTAAAAREAGLRVDVESKVATVAAVTKALGDFVVAGRTAALEAAAKPARKAPAKKPVAKAVPVKKAPAKKAPAKAAPAKAAPAKAKARTKR, from the coding sequence ATGAGCGCCCGCAAGCCGAAGGGGTCGGTCGCGCTGGTCGGTGCGGGTCCCGGTGACCCGGGCCTGCTGACGCTGCGCGGCCGTGAGCTGCTCGAGCACGCCGACGTGGTCGTCATCGACCGCCTCGCGCCGCTCGCGCTGCTGGCGTACTGCAGGACCGACGTCGAGGTCATCGACGCAGGCAAGGCGCCGCACGGCGAGGGCATGACCCAGGCCGACATCAACGCCCTGCTCGTCGCGCACGCCAAGGACGGCAAGCACGTCGTACGCCTCAAGGGCGGCGACCCGTTCGTCTTCGGCCGCGGCGGCGAGGAGGCCGAGGCCTGCGTCAAGGCGCGCATCCCCTGGGAGGTCGTGCCGGGCGTGACGTCGGCGGTGGCCGTGCCTGCGTACGCCGGCGTCCCCGTCACACACAGGGGCCGTACGCAGGACTTCGCCGTCGTCTCCGGTCACGTCGACCCGAGCGCGCCCGACAGCACCGTCGACTGGCGCGCGCTCGCGACCGGCCCCGGCACCGTCGTGCTCCTCATGGGCGTCGAGAAGATCGGCAAGATCGCCGCCAAGCTCATCGAGCACGGCAAGGCCGGCGACACCCCCGTCGCGATGACGCAGTGGGGCACCACCGCGCGGCAGCGCACCGTCGTCGCCGACCTCAACACCATCGAGGAGACGGCCAACGCCGCCGGCATGAAGGCGCCCGCCGTCACCGTCATCGGCGAGGTCGTCAAGCTGCGCGACAAGCTCAACTGGTACGAGTCCCGCCCGCTGTTCGGCATGACCGTGCTCGTCCCGCGGACCCGTCAGCAGGCGGGGACGCTGTCGTACGAGGTCCGCGCGCTCGGCGGCTCGCCGCTCGAGGTCCCGACCATCGCCATCGAGCCGCCGCGCAACCCCGAGCCGATGCGCCGCGCCGTCAGCGGGCTGGTGCAGGGGCGGTACCAGTGGGTGGCGTTCACCTCGGTCAACGCCGTCCGCGCCGTCCGCGAGGGGCTGGAGTCCGTGGGTCTCGACCCCCGCGCGCTGGCCGGCGTGAGGATCGCCGCCGTGGGCGACGCAACCGTGGAAGCGTTGCGGGAGTGGGGACTCCGGGCCGACCTCGTGCCCGACGCCGCGATGTCGTCGGAGGAGCTGGGCAAGGTCTGGCCGCCGTACGACCCGCAGCTCGACTTCCTCGATCGCGTCCTGCTGCCGCGCGCCGACATCGCGACCGAGACGCTCGTCGCGGCTGTGAAGGCGAAGGGCTGGGCGGTCGACGAGGTCACGGCGTACCGCACCGTCCGCGCGCAGCCGCCGGCCGACGAGGTCAAGGCCGCCGTCCGCAACGGCGACGTCGACGCCGTCGTCTTCACGTCGTCCTCGACCGTCAAGAACCTCGTCGCGCTCTGCGGCAAGCCGCACGAGCGGACGCTCGTCGCGGCCATCGGCCCGCAGACCGCCGCCGCCGCGCGCGAGGCGGGCCTGCGCGTCGACGTCGAGTCCAAGGTGGCGACCGTCGCGGCCGTCACCAAGGCGCTCGGCGACTTCGTGGTGGCGGGCCGTACGGCCGCGCTCGAGGCCGCCGCGAAGCCTGCCCGCAAGGCGCCCGCGAAGAAGCCCGTTGCGAAGGCCGTGCCCGTCAAGAAGGCGCCGGCCAAGAAGGCTCCTGCCAAGGCCGCCCCTGCCAAGGCCGCCCCTGCCAAGGCCAAGGCGCGGACGAAGCGATGA
- a CDS encoding glutaredoxin family protein produces the protein MPDHLVTLLGKPGCHLCDDARALVVRVATDLGVAWEERDVTTEDALYEEYADRIPVVLVDGKEHGYWTVDEGRLRRALAR, from the coding sequence GTGCCGGACCACCTCGTCACCCTGCTGGGCAAGCCGGGCTGCCACCTGTGCGATGACGCGCGCGCCTTGGTCGTGCGGGTCGCGACGGATCTCGGCGTGGCGTGGGAGGAGCGCGACGTGACGACCGAAGACGCGCTGTACGAGGAGTACGCCGACCGCATCCCCGTCGTCCTCGTCGATGGCAAGGAGCACGGCTACTGGACAGTCGACGAAGGTCGCCTGCGCCGCGCCCTCGCCCGCTGA
- a CDS encoding glycine rich domain-containing protein, with product MAESYVVPPAVVALDVLLAGASGGTNETAGLGGTVAARINVAPGTVLTVNAGCANGYNGGGLARYRRNGGGASDIRTGAATLNDRIVVAGAGGGAGHLDGAAGGSGGFIGTRGAFGVDRQTGAVLYGGDGGSRTHGGSAGRVLIGSRCQLVDYPGDGEFGSGGGGAVPVPGSGGTGGGGGGGYYGGGGGDATCNGGGAGGGGSSFGPPDAVFATGVNLGDGYVEITPASAPAVSTPSPTFASDDCAGGTLIADVIAADDTRVRVLSRQPDSQTLWVCVRADGSAVRTGGKFVVTAPTGIGGRPTVDSASNACTATPGNGVPTPHPLLSGAVGDPADPTTFLPYLLDAYSGAQGTWVCVGVGPVQTRFVVPSGIGVSPAPVTFVADPPGPHPLAPVPAGTIPSGECQSRPSNNAYLDVASDAGRVLVHQRPVAENEVAICVRAESVAAVGGRLTVRVAGAEGLLPSVTTSSTDMSPCTVQVFHNDAPLIDIRRSSTGAVPASLCVTVGTDSLRVTVGTGSGGAPADVTWTPDPGTPGLP from the coding sequence GTGGCAGAGTCGTACGTCGTGCCGCCGGCTGTCGTCGCGCTCGACGTGCTCCTCGCCGGCGCGTCAGGCGGCACTAACGAGACGGCAGGCCTCGGAGGAACCGTGGCGGCGCGGATCAACGTCGCCCCCGGCACGGTCCTCACCGTGAACGCGGGATGCGCTAACGGGTACAACGGCGGTGGCCTCGCACGCTACCGCCGGAACGGAGGAGGAGCTTCGGATATCCGTACCGGTGCCGCGACGCTCAACGACCGGATCGTCGTCGCGGGTGCCGGCGGCGGTGCCGGCCATCTGGATGGCGCGGCCGGAGGGTCAGGCGGATTCATTGGCACGCGTGGCGCCTTCGGCGTAGACCGACAGACAGGAGCCGTGCTGTACGGCGGGGACGGTGGCAGCCGAACCCACGGCGGTTCCGCTGGTCGTGTGTTGATCGGATCCCGCTGTCAGCTCGTCGACTACCCGGGCGACGGCGAGTTCGGTTCGGGTGGTGGCGGCGCGGTCCCCGTGCCCGGCTCCGGCGGGACGGGCGGCGGTGGAGGCGGCGGGTACTACGGGGGCGGCGGGGGTGACGCGACATGCAACGGCGGCGGTGCCGGTGGCGGCGGTTCAAGCTTCGGTCCGCCCGACGCGGTGTTCGCCACCGGCGTGAACCTGGGTGACGGGTACGTCGAGATCACGCCCGCGTCCGCGCCGGCGGTCAGCACGCCCTCTCCGACGTTCGCGTCCGATGACTGCGCCGGGGGCACTTTGATCGCCGACGTCATCGCCGCGGACGACACGCGCGTCCGTGTCCTCTCGCGCCAGCCCGACTCGCAGACGCTCTGGGTCTGCGTCCGTGCCGACGGGTCGGCGGTTCGTACGGGCGGGAAGTTCGTCGTCACGGCGCCAACCGGCATCGGCGGGCGGCCGACGGTCGACTCGGCGTCGAACGCGTGCACGGCGACGCCGGGTAACGGCGTTCCGACGCCGCATCCGCTGCTCTCCGGCGCTGTCGGCGATCCCGCGGATCCCACGACGTTTCTGCCGTACCTCCTCGACGCCTACAGCGGCGCGCAAGGCACCTGGGTCTGCGTCGGAGTCGGTCCTGTCCAGACGCGGTTCGTCGTGCCTTCGGGCATTGGTGTGTCACCCGCGCCGGTGACGTTCGTCGCCGATCCGCCTGGCCCGCACCCGCTGGCGCCGGTCCCCGCAGGCACCATCCCGTCTGGCGAGTGCCAGTCTCGTCCGAGCAACAACGCGTACCTCGATGTGGCGAGTGACGCCGGGCGGGTGTTAGTCCACCAGCGTCCGGTCGCAGAGAACGAGGTGGCGATCTGCGTCCGTGCGGAGTCGGTGGCCGCGGTCGGCGGCAGGCTGACGGTGCGCGTCGCCGGTGCAGAGGGGCTCCTCCCGTCTGTCACGACGAGCTCGACGGACATGTCTCCGTGCACCGTCCAGGTCTTCCACAACGACGCCCCGCTGATCGACATACGCCGCAGTTCGACCGGTGCCGTGCCCGCGTCGCTCTGCGTCACGGTCGGCACGGACTCGCTGCGCGTCACCGTGGGCACCGGCAGCGGCGGCGCGCCCGCCGACGTCACGTGGACCCCCGACCCCGGCACGCCCGGGCTGCCGTAA
- the hemB gene encoding porphobilinogen synthase → MTTPPPFPVSRPRRLRRTPALRRLAAETRLHPSDLVLPLFVKEGIADPAPVASMPGVVQHTRDSLRKAAVEAVEAGVGGLILFGIPAVKDARGSAADDPDGIVQVALRDLVSELGDSTVLMTDCCLDEYTDHGHCGLLREDGSVDNDATLARYAAAAVAQARAGSAVVAPSGMMDGQVAAIRDALDANGFDEVAILAYSAKYASAFYGPFRDAAECAPQFGDRAAYQQDPANAGEAVREVLLDLAEGADMVMVKPAMAYLDVVRRVADVSGVPVAAYQVSGEYAMVEAAAANGWLDRDRTILETLTSIRRAGADIVLTYWATEVARALR, encoded by the coding sequence ATGACGACGCCGCCGCCGTTCCCCGTGTCGAGGCCGCGGCGGCTGCGCCGTACGCCCGCTCTCCGCAGGCTCGCCGCCGAGACGCGGCTGCACCCGAGCGACCTCGTGCTGCCGCTGTTCGTCAAGGAGGGCATCGCCGACCCCGCGCCCGTCGCGTCGATGCCGGGTGTCGTCCAGCACACCCGCGACTCGCTGCGGAAGGCCGCCGTCGAGGCGGTCGAGGCCGGCGTCGGCGGGCTGATCCTCTTCGGCATCCCCGCGGTCAAGGATGCGCGCGGCTCGGCCGCCGACGACCCCGACGGCATCGTCCAGGTGGCGCTGCGCGACCTCGTCTCCGAGCTGGGCGACAGCACGGTGCTCATGACCGACTGCTGCCTCGACGAGTACACCGACCACGGCCACTGCGGCCTGCTCCGCGAGGACGGCTCCGTCGACAACGACGCCACGCTCGCCCGCTACGCCGCCGCCGCCGTCGCGCAGGCTCGTGCCGGGTCCGCCGTCGTCGCGCCGAGCGGGATGATGGACGGCCAGGTCGCCGCGATCCGCGATGCCTTGGATGCCAACGGCTTCGACGAGGTCGCGATCCTCGCGTACAGCGCGAAGTACGCCAGCGCGTTCTACGGCCCGTTCCGGGACGCGGCCGAGTGCGCACCCCAGTTCGGTGACCGGGCGGCGTACCAGCAGGACCCGGCCAACGCCGGCGAGGCCGTCCGCGAGGTGCTGCTCGACCTCGCCGAGGGCGCCGACATGGTCATGGTGAAGCCGGCGATGGCGTACCTCGACGTCGTCCGCCGCGTCGCCGACGTGTCCGGGGTCCCTGTGGCGGCGTACCAGGTGTCGGGGGAGTACGCGATGGTCGAGGCCGCCGCCGCCAACGGCTGGCTCGACCGCGACCGCACGATCCTCGAGACGCTGACGTCGATCCGCCGCGCGGGTGCCGACATCGTGCTGACGTACTGGGCCACCGAGGTCGCGCGCGCGCTCCGGTAG